In the Camelus dromedarius isolate mCamDro1 chromosome 13, mCamDro1.pat, whole genome shotgun sequence genome, one interval contains:
- the KBTBD7 gene encoding kelch repeat and BTB domain-containing protein 7, whose protein sequence is MQSREEAPRSRRLASPRGGRRPKRISKPSVSAFFTGPEELKDTAHSAALLAQLKSFYDARLLCDVTIEVVTPGSGPGTGRLFSCNRNVLAAACPYFKSMFTGGMYESQQTNVTMHDVDAESFEVLVDYCYTGRVSLSEANVQRLYAASDMLQLEYVREACASFLARRLDLANCTAILKFADAFDHHKLRSQAQSFIAHNFKQLSRMGSIREESLADLTLAQLLAVLRLDSLDIESERTVCHVAVQWLEAAPKERGPSAAEVFKCVRWTHFTDEDQDYLEGLLTKPLVKKYCLDLIEGALQLRYGDMLYKSLVPKPESSSGSSVVSIAENPPQRLGMCAKEMVIFFGHPRDPFLCYDPYSGDIYTMPSPLTSLAHTKTITSSAVCVSPEHDIYLAAQPRKDLWVYKPAQNSWQQLADRLLCREGMDVAYLNGYIYILGGRDPITGVKLKEVECYSVQRNQWALVAPVPHSFYSFELIVVQNYLYAVNSKRMLCYDPSHNMWLNCASLKRSDFQEACVFNDEIYCICDIPVMKVYNPARGEWRRISNIPLDSETHNYQIVNHGQKLLLITSTTPQWKKNRVTVYEYDTREDQWINIGTMLGLLQFDSGFICLCARVYPSCLEPGQSFITEEDDARSESSTEWDLDGFSELDSESGSSSSFSDDEVWVQVAPQRNAQDQQGSL, encoded by the coding sequence ATGCAGTCCCGGGAGGAAGCCCCGCGCTCTCGCCGCCTCGCCAGTCCCCGCGGGGGGAGGCGGCCCAAGAGGATTTCCAAGCCCTCGGTTTCAGCTTTTTTCACCGGCCCGGAGGAGCTGAAGGACACGGCTCATTCTGCAGCCCTGCTGGCACAGCTCAAGTCCTTCTACGACGCGCGGCTGCTCTGCGATGTGACCATCGAGGTGGTCACGCCTGGCAGCGGGCCTGGCACGGGCCGCCTTTTTTCCTGCAACCGTAACGTGCTGGCTGCCGCGTGTCCCTACTTCAAGAGCATGTTCACCGGCGGCATGTACGAGAGTCAGCAGACGAACGTGACCATGCACGACGTGGATGCCGAATCCTTTGAGGTGTTGGTCGATTACTGCTACACGGGTCGCGTGTCTCTAAGTGAGGCCAACGTGCAACGCCTTTACGCGGCCTCCGACATGCTGCAGCTGGAGTATGTGCGGGAAGCCTGTGCCTCCTTCCTAGCCCGCCGCCTCGACCTGGCTAACTGCACGGCCATCCTCAAATTCGCCGACGCCTTCGACCATCACAAGCTGCGATCGCAGGCCCAGTCCTTCATAGCCCACAACTTCAAGCAGCTCAGCCGGATGGGTTCGATTCGAGAGGAGTCTCTGGCAGATCTAACCTTGGCCCAGCTGCTGGCTGTCCTGCGCCTGGATAGTCTAGACATCGAGAGTGAGCGGACAGTGTGTCACGTGGCGGTGCAGTGGTTGGAGGCGGCTCCCAAGGAGCGGGGTCCCAGTGCCGCAGAAGTCTTCAAGTGTGTCCGCTGGACACACTTCACTGATGAGGATCAGGATTACCTGGAAGGGCTGTTAACCAAGCCCCTTGTGAAGAAGTACTGTCTGGACCTTATTGAAGGGGCCCTGCAGCTGCGATATGGTGACATGTTGTACAAGTCTCTGGTGCCAAAGCCCGAAAGCAGCAGCGGCAGCTCTGTTGTGTCCATAGCAGAAAATCCACCCCAGAGGCTGGGTATGTGTGCCAAGGAGATGGTGATCTTCTTTGGACATCCCAGAGATCCCTTTTTATGCTATGACCCGTACTCAGGGGACATTTACACAATGCCATCACCTTTGACCAGCTTGGCTCACACTAAGACTATCACCTCCTCAGCTGTCTGTGTCTCTCCAGAGCATGACATCTATCTAGCCGCCCAGCCCAGGAAAGACCTCTGGGTGTATAAGCCAGCCCAGAACAGCTGGCAGCAACTTGCGGATCGCTTGCTCTGCCGTGAGGGCATGGATGTGGCGTACCTCAATGGCTACATTTACATTTTGGGTGGGCGAGACCCTATTACTGGAGTTAAGTTAAAGGAAGTTGAATGCTACAGTGTTCAGAGGAACCAGTGGGCTCTGGTGGCACCTGTCCCCCATTCTTTCTATTCCTTTGAGCTAATAGTGGTTCAGAACTATCTTTATGCTGTGAACAGTAAGCGCATGCTCTGCTATGATCCTAGCCATAATATGTGGCTGAATTGTGCTTCTCTTAAACGCAGTGACTTTCAGGAAGCCTGTGTCTTCAATGATGAGATCTATTGCATCTGTGACATCCCAGTCATGAAGGTCTATAACCCAGCCAGGGGCGAGTGGAGGCGGATTAGTAATATTCCCCTGGACTCTGAGACCCACAACTACCAGATTGTCAATCATGGCCAGAAGTTGCTCCTCATCACTTCTACTACCccacaatggaaaaaaaaccGGGTGACTGTGTATGAATATGATACTAGAGAAGACCAGTGGATTAATATAGGTACCATGTTAGGACTTTTGCAGTTTGACTCTGGCTTTATTTGCCTCTGTGCTCGTGTTTATCCTTCCTGCCTTGAACCTGGTCAGAGTTTCATCACTGAGGAAGATGATGCACGGAGTGAGTCTAGTACTGAATGGGACTTAGATGGATTCAGTGAGTTGGACTCTGAGTCAGGAAGTTCAAGTTCTTTTTCTGATGATGAAGTCTGGGTGCAGGTAGCACCTCAGCGAAATGCACAGGATCAGCAGggttctttgtaa